The Vicinamibacteria bacterium genome includes a window with the following:
- a CDS encoding helix-turn-helix domain-containing protein: MPAAELLTVEEVAKRLRCHPQTVRRYIWSGKLGYVKVGGMVRVPESALERTIAEVGQPTPIDDRNKGVDALRAVVQSRRASPEDVAELERLIVEGEQAADWGSPV, encoded by the coding sequence ATGCCAGCCGCGGAACTCCTGACCGTCGAAGAAGTCGCGAAACGCTTGCGCTGTCATCCGCAAACCGTGCGGCGGTACATCTGGTCGGGCAAGCTCGGTTACGTGAAGGTCGGCGGTATGGTGCGAGTGCCCGAATCTGCTCTCGAGCGAACGATTGCAGAGGTCGGACAACCGACGCCGATCGACGACAGAAACAAGGGGGTCGATGCTCTCCGAGCGGTCGTTCAATCTCGGAGAGCTAGCCCCGAGGATGTGGCGGAGCTCGAGCGCCTGATCGTCGAGGGTGAGCAAGCAGCCGATTGGGGCTCCCCCGTTTGA